A stretch of the Elephas maximus indicus isolate mEleMax1 chromosome 3, mEleMax1 primary haplotype, whole genome shotgun sequence genome encodes the following:
- the LOC126071003 gene encoding serine/threonine-protein kinase MARK2-like: MLQSHLAFSAVEETHVGRYHLLRTIGKGASAKVKLAQHIITGQEVAIKIIDKIQHTSSDLHRLYREIEIMKDLHHPNIVKLFEVIENEHALYIVMEYASGRDLFYHLVNHGFMSEKEAQTKFQQIVSAVKYCHDKSIVHRDLKTENLLLDKRMNIKLADFGLGTEFTPGSKLDTFCGTPPYSAPELLQGEKYDGPPVDVWSLGVILYFMVTGSLPFRGKTLTKLREQVLRGQYHVPFHMSSQCQHLLSKIFIRDPRKRATLEDILAHPWMKVSHEEKQKLYVQPLPDYDNHWHTEVTVNTGYVQEDIHDSLLNHNYNDANATYLILRHDTYEIDSHTSTLEPQAEAHCTDSHTPSSSHEVPPTVCPKPKQRSYTEPTIPTFGYYIRDALNTLSEGGMGTSMVSTSPSFSLALAHLRQQSTTAWAQPNQDSDLYAKGRNSEVPQPITPPQCVSVPSSSAYTINESAGAPEKTSFTQGMSNLSSANEEHVLELPDQPSLPQTVSLASSSEEQVHELPDQPSLPQTVSPASSSVSSQGWKRATGRFFKLMRRCLCFTYDKKDHKASDSKAAQMIKPQQAKPRSLKFTWRMKITSSLEPDEMLQEICQVLDANGCDWDLTHKYTLLCMNGTPGQQDFTQWRMEVCTLPRRTLNGVKVKRISGTSEAFNNIVSKITSDLAL; the protein is encoded by the coding sequence ATGCTGCAGAGCCACTTAGCCTTCTCTGCTGTGGAGGAAACTCATGTGGGACGCTACCACCTCCTCAGAACCATCGGCAAGGGGGCATCTGCCAAGGTCAAGCTGGCCCAGCACATCATCACCGGCCAAGAGGTAGCCATTAAAATAATTGACAAGATCCAGCACACGTCCTCCGACCTCCACAGACTATACAGAGAGATAGAAATTATGAAGGATCTCCATCATCCAAATATTGTAAAGCTGTTTGAAGTCATAGAGAATGAGCACGCCCTCTATATAGTGATGGAGTATGCAAGTGGAAGGGACCTCTTTTACCACCTAGTGAATCATGGCTTCATGAGCGAAAAAGAGGCCCAAACGAAATTCCAACAAATAGTGTCAGCGGTGAAGTACTGCCACGACAAGAGTATTGTTCATAGGgatctgaaaacagaaaacctaCTATTGGACAAGCGAATGAACATCAAACTTGCAGACTTTGGTTTAGGAACTGAATTCACCCCAGGGAGCAAGCTGGATACCTTCTGTGGCACTCCCCCTTATTCTGCCCCAGAACTCcttcagggagaaaagtatgacggacccccagtggatgtgtggagcctgggagtcatcctaTACTTCATGGTAACTGGATCTCTGCCTTTTCGTGGGAAGACCTTGACGAAGCTGCGAGAGCAGGTGCTGCGGGGACAATATCACGTTCCCTTCCACATGTCTAGCCAGTGTCAACACCTGCTCAGTAAAATTTTCATTCGTGACCCAAGAAAGAGAGCCACGTTAGAGGACATCCTAGCACATCCATGGATGAAGGTGagccatgaagaaaaacaaaagctctaTGTGCAGCCACTCCCAGACTACGATAACCACTGGCACACTGAGGTGACGGTGAACACAGGTTACGTGCAGGAAGACATTCATGACTCACTGTTGAACCACAATTACAATGATGCGAACGCCACCTATCTGATCCTGCGTCACGACACATATGAGATTGACAGCCACACCAGCACCCTGGAACCCCAGGCTGAAGCCCATTGCACCGATAGCCACACTCCTTCCTCATCCCATGAAGTGCCTCCTACCGTCTGTCCTAAACCCAAACAGCGTAGTTACACCGAGCCCACCATTCCCACCTTTGGTTACTACATCCGCGATGCTTTGAACACTCTCTCTGAGGGAGGGATGGGGACCTCCATGGTGTCTACTTCTCCATCAttctccctggccctggcccaCCTGCGGCAGCAATCTACCACAGCCTGGGCACAGCCCAACCAGGACTCTGACCTGTATGCCAAGGGGAGAAACAGTGAGGTGCCACAGCCCATCACACCACCCCAGTGTGTTTCTGTGCCTTCCTCCTCAGCCTACACCATCAACGAGAGTGCCGGGGCCCCGGAGAAAACCAGTTTTACCCAGGGAATGTCAAATCTAAGCTCCGCAAATGAGGAGCACGTGCTTGAGTTAcctgaccagccgagtttgcccCAGACTGTGAGTCTAGCCTCTTCCTCTGAGGAGCAGGTGCATGAGTTAcctgaccagccgagtttgcccCAGACTGTGAGTCCAGCCTCTTCCTCTGTCAGCAGCCAGGGCTGGAAGCGGGCCACTGGGAGGTTCTTTAAGCTCATGAGAAGATGCCTTTGTTTTACAtatgacaaaaaggaccacaaagCATCGGACAGCAAAGCTGCACAAATGATCAAACCTCAACAGGCCAAACCACGCTCTCTCAAATTTACCTGGAGGATGAAGATCACCAGTTCCTTGGAGCCCGACGAGATGCTGCAGGAGATCTGTCAAGTGTTGGATGCCAATGGCTGTGACTGGGAtctcacacacaaatacacactgcTGTGTATGAATGGCACACCAGGACAACAGGACTTCACTCAGTGGAGGATGGAGGTGTGCACCCTGCCTCGGAGGACTCTCAATGGggtaaaagtgaagagaatttcaggGACCTCTGAGGCCTTCAATAACATTGTCTCAAAAATCACCAGTGACCTTGCACTTTAA